The Archocentrus centrarchus isolate MPI-CPG fArcCen1 chromosome 12, fArcCen1, whole genome shotgun sequence nucleotide sequence GACAACGGATGCCCCAAGCAGTCAAGCAGCTGAAATCCTATATCAAACAAGCATGAAGAAACTGCTCTGTTCCCAAATGTTTGGGAATGTTAAAAGAAGACGTGATGTAACAGAGAGGGAAACAAATCCCTGTGTTAtcttaagagaaaaaaaaaacccactggcATCAAATCCCATCTGAgcatatatgtttaaaaaaatatatcgcTGCAGCATTTCAACATCTGAAATCATCTGAAACATCTGATGGTCTTTGTGCCAAATAcagcttttaaatgatttgcatattattgcattcattttttttgtttacattttacaccattttttttttttaggaagagTTGTCTAACCCAAAGTGTTTTCCAGGAAATGGTTTGATGAGTAAGCGCCAGTGTGTTATGGACTAACCATGATAAGGTGATAATGATACTCGCCACATGTCAACCATAAGATGTGAATATTAATTCTCCTGTAGATTGTTGGATATTCTCGTGGTCCAAAACTTTCCATTTCTCATGGTTACCTTCTGTCTCTGCATAgctttgtcattttattaatggggaaaaaaaatatcggTGCCAAATAAGCCACACACACCAGCCTCCTGTACTTACTGTCAGTGATGGTTTTATTCCTGGTAactagcctttttttttcccagcacatTCACAGCATGGATTTACTGTAGATACATGTCGAGTCAAAAAACGTACAGAAGGTGGTCCCGTCTTGATTGGATCTCTCAGCTTCCTTTAGctgtttttctcccctttgATGTTTTTATAGGTGCAGAGTTTGTTTTGGAGATTTTCTGGCATGGAAATTTTAAATGTGTAGAGTTGTTTGGTTAATACTGCAGCATGTCTTCAGGTCTTCCAGTGAAGTTAAACACATAAGCCACCTTGTGGACATTTCAGGTATTTAACTGTGTGTCAGGAATACTTTGATTGACTGGTAGTGAGATATGATGGAAGaaaatgggggggtgggggtctttTATTAAATAACACGAGGTCTGGTATgttttccctcctttctttattttctctcttcctctgaaTGCTTCCTCCAATGCCCAGTGACAATCAGCCTGTTAATAAAACCTTGACATAGTCACCTGTATTCACCTGTagtctttttttgttgtgaGTTTTGCATTTAACTGCTCGTGTTGTGAAAAAAATTTGACTAATTTTACAACTTCATCACATTGATAATGACTATTTTATTGGGCTGTGTGGCATGTTAATGACTTGCTGCTCTTTTCCAGTGCATTCTGGCAAAGTTGACCAAAGGAATGTCCACACATGAACCGGTATCCTGTAAGATGGTGTAGAGTTAGACATGGGTAGACTCAATATTTAGCTGATCATAAGGCTTTGTGTTGCTGCAGACCTGGGATGTGTCCTGTGAATGATGGCACTACACCTCTCTTAGGCTGACAGATAGCAGGCATGGGAGGAGTCATACTGCTGTCACTGCCTGGCTCATCTTTAGACACAAGGTGCTGCTGCTTCCCAAACTGGATCAGTGCCTGATTGGTGGTGATGGGGTAACCTTTACCAATTAGGAAGTGAGATTTTGGCACATGTCCAGTATATCCTGCAAAAAAGGCACCAATGTGTGAGTCACTGGGATGACTTAATAACTATATTTCCAGATGAAAGGATCTAAGTGTGACAAACCCACACCCAAATGTACagttatatgtgtgtgtgtgttttagcttCTTTTGGCTCATGGTTTCGGTTTTGTGACCTGTATATTTGTGTCAGAGCTTCTCTAAAGGTAAATAGCTCTTATAAACCAACCAATATCCTGCACAGCACCAAGTATCTTACTGCAGGAAACAATAAGTGTAAAATGTATTTCCATTCTCTGTGTTGTACCTGACATATAGTACTTCTGTGGGTTATCATCATCCATGTTCAATGGCTTTCCGGCGGGGTTGAAGGGTGTCGTGGATTTGTAGGTGATCACTGTGTCACTGGTTGATCTTAGAGGTAATTTTTGTCTCTGTGCCAAAAGGTGAAAGAGAAACATTAAGACATGCATGACTctgagatccatccatccattcgcttccgcacatcctgttaagggtcgcgggggggctggagcctatcccagctgtcatagggtgagaggcagggtacaccctgaacaggtcgccagcctgttgcagggccagagggacagacgacctttcacactcacattcatgctctcattcacacctatgggcaatttagattagccaattaacctaaccccagtaataTCAATATGACCATTTATGCCACTAAATGGTCATATTGATATTTCCTTTTACTCCTCTAAAAGTGAATCTCAGAAACATTACTGAAAATCTGTCGCTAGGCCGTCTTGAACTCTTCTCTCCTTTTCTAAAGATGGATTACATTACAGCGAGCTGAAACTGGAGCTGGACGATTCAAGAACAGCGAGCCTGTTCAGGAGTGTCATATCatcgtgtgtttgtgtgtttggaggtCAGGGCAGCAGTGAGAGAGTGAGGGCGTTACCTCAGTTCTCTGAGTCCAGTAGCTGGCAATAACTGGAAGGTCTGTTGATTGATGCTGGAGCCTCGTTTGCTTTTCATGATCAAACTCGGCCAGAGCTTTAAGACATGTGTCAGAATAGCTGCAGGAAAAGTAGTTCTTACATTTTGGAATGAAACCtataacaggaaaaacaaaaataaataatgtttatatGACTTAAATTTCTAGCGGTGTCTACCCATCAATGCAGTTTTTGGTTGTGCTTGGGCCAGACTTGAGACACCAAGTCTGGACCAAGTCtggtttattatttataataaacatgGCAATGTTGCTGATGCATGGATGAGAATCCATTCACCTTCAGGTGACCATGGTGAGAGAAATATCTTATATTCTTCTAATATTTTTAGGTTTTGAGGTAAGAACTATATTATAGGATCCAAATGCATACATGTGTAACAAAGGATAAAATGAGTACACACGGGCAAACATTCACAGATGACTAAACAAGGTCAAAGGGCAACAGCGGGATATATATGAGAAGCAggaaagaggcaaaaacaatCAGTGAATCAAGGGAAGgcagacaggaagcaaaactgacaaaaattaattttcaaagtaaaacatgaaGAACCCAACGCACAGACATGAATACTAACAATTAACGAGATGTTAGAGACAAGAAAACATGAAGGGACCAAGGCATAAACCAAGGTATAAACACAGAGTTAAGACAAAAggagacacaaacaaaaaactgactaCTATTAATAATAGATGAGATGGGaaccagaacaaaaacaaatgaataaataaatcacaaatcTAAACTCATCACTAAAACCCATAAAGTATAAACTGTTTAATGCCACCAAAGTAAAGGTCATCATGAGAATAACAGGAAAGTTAAACAGGAACTAAAGTTTCAATAACACCAGAATTAAAACTCAAAATACCAAACATGACTGAACTTTATTAACTAAGCATccaaaagaaagacagaacatAAAGCCCTCAGACCCAAACCAAGGGCAGTGACAATAATTCCCCTAAATCGTGTGAGAATGCAACAGAAGCAAAATGAATCCTTGAATGTTTCAGTCTCCACTATTGCACTTGGCTGCAATATCTTATATGGCAACTAGACAGCTTTGTCATGCACCTACTGTAATACTGTAACTGTCATATCTTTTTAGCTAGGTTCCTTGTATGCAGCTGTTTGATGTACTGATTGTAACAGTTCCACCTAACTGGAATCTGGTGCTTAATAATTCAGTAGTTTGGACACCGattattttgtctcattttgcCATGAAAACTTAAAGGCACACTGGTAGATTTTACATATGATGTTGACTGAAATATAATTCACACTGTAATACAGTAATGAACAGCttgtacatttaaaattattaaagTTAGTAGGTATGCACGTATCAATATAAGATAATTACCCCTGAGGTGTTAAATTACTCAGCTGACCTCccctgactgtgtgtgtgacatcTACCTGTGTATCCCGGTATCATCCTCAGGTTACTGTCAGGGATGCTTTTCACAGACGTGTCTGAATCTGTGGCAGGGAAGCCTGTGTGGAGGACCAGCTGTTTGGAGTGCATCACCTCAGGGCTGGTCAGCAGCTCGGCAGTGAGCTTTCCATAGCCCTTCCCCATATTAAACTTCAGCTGTGGGCAATATCCAGCatacctaaaaaaaataaaaaataaaataaatgctgaCTTAGGTTTGGGGAGAAATGATATAATTGCAGCTGCTAAGGCTTCTAACTGGTACAAAGAAAGAGCAGCACATCACTCTTGTGTTAGCTCAGCTGCACCGGCTACCTGTGAGGAAGAAGGATTGATTTTTAAAAggtgatttgtttttaaagctctCTGTGGATCAGCTCCACAGTATATCGTAGATCCCTGAACTCCATATTTTGACTCCAGGCCATCCTTCCTCAGTGTGCCCCTCCATGGTAAAAAATGTAAGGTGAAAAGGCATTCCCTGTTACGACCCCACGGCTCTGCCATCCCACAGAGAAAACTGTCCAGCAGCTGACAATTTTAAATAAGTTACAAAGACCTATTTTCACCTGCTTTTAGTCAAGTCTGAGGTGTCTCAGGCTTTTTGTCAAGTTCACTGTTAACTTTTTTTGCACTGCCCTTACAATTTGGtagtttttgattttattttatttttaaatttaacttatgtattcatttaattttattttacttaaaaaaaatagccaatCTTTTCTATCATATTTTTTGATAAATGTCAGATAAATAAAAGACAGATAAATGcctgtcaaaaacttgtttaaaactaaaaaatgacatgaaatgacAGTGAATTCATGTGTTTATACCCAAGTTTTACATAGTTTTAAGACAACTTAAGAAATAAACCTATTACATctattatattttttcagtCATACTAATTGTGTAACTTATGAGATAATTAATGAGAGCTACGCTCACATTTGAGGACAGTTTGTGGTGGTGTCACAGCAGTTTGGTTATTTGATTACATCAAACTGGGGTAAGACCGCTGCTCCTCTAACTTGTAGAAATTTGGCAGCTGCATATAAAAAACTAGTGCCGGAAGAGGCACACTTACCCCGGGATGTAATGTGGATCCGGTGTCAGCAGAACTTTGCTAAATTTCGGGGCGTATTTATCCATGTCCCGTGAACGCAGCGCTCTCCTCCCGACTGCACTGCGGTGTTTACCGGTTGCCACAGAGAATCAAATTGAAAAGAAACGGATGGTGCTCGGTGTCCTGATGGAACTGACAGGAGCACCGAAACTTCTCCCGAAAGGAGAAAACTCAGCTTAAATTCCCCGCTGGTCTGGTGATTTTATAGTGCTCTATCATAGATGATACGTTTCTGTATGCTATATTTATtcctcaaaaacaaaacaaaaacaaaacaaaacactgttgTAGTCGAGTAAACAGCATTTCACCTCAGCGGAGACACTTCTGAGCATTcaatttgtattattttcttcGTGTAAgagatatttttatataaatacacaaaggaaacCCAAAATATGCTGGAAAAACGCTCCAGGATGACCCCTAGCGACGTGACATGATGAAGACGGGTGGAACAGGATTTCAGGAACTGTTCTGAACAGAAAGACCTTGAACTATGGATATGTTACCCTGGGAATACAGGAAATATGATTAACTAAAGCTTCTGAGAAGAATAGTTCAGAAGACTTACTAAAAGCTATCAAATTAACAACTTATATAAGTGATAATAAATTATAGATACACCAGAAGTCACACGCcagggaaaaaaatccactcaATTTCACTCACTGGAAAAAGTCCCCAGGTCTTCTTGttacataaaaaatacaataaataaaatatattaaatatgattAACTGGCACTTATACCCTGAGCATTTTCACATTACAGGGCACTTtcatccacactcacacatatTAATACAGTACTTCTCCCCCATTCCTTTAATAACTTTTTATCCATCTCACACTCTGGATGCATTGgggcaatttggggttcagtagcTTCCCAAAGGACGGTTTGACATGAGGACTGAAGGAGCCAGACatcaaaccaccgaccttccaaACAGCCTGAGTagctcctgagccacagtcccCACAATATCAAATATTGcaccaattaaatattttattctaaCAGTCCGTTTTCTTCaatttatccagttcagggttgtggtGGGGCtgcagcctgtcccagctgttatagggtaagaggcagggtacagcctGGACAGGTCTGTAACAGGcctaacagagagagacagacaaccattcacactcacatccacacctatggtatatttagaatcatcaattaacctaacgtgcatgttttttggtttgtgggaggaaactggagagaaCAGAAAGGCCCGGGTTAGGACCTTCtgtgtgagacaacagtgctaaccaccgccccacacaaaatattttattaattaaaaactaTATCCCTCAGTTCACAGGGGAGGTGAAAATTTTTAGTTTTCAGTACAGTGTCCATCAGTCAGACACCTGTCTTAAAACTATAGTTTTAGTTGCAGTGTGTTGTcattgtcatactgaaaaattaagccactgtctttcagatgttttccagatggtattgaaaggtggatcaaaatctgatggtgcttttcttcattcataattccatcagttttgacaagattccTCATCTTCAATGAGAACAGCTTCTTGACCTTTCACTGAGACCTgacgaggcttcagtgaacagcagcggtgtcaggtctttactggattttttttttcctatttctcaaggacatgactttcagctactgttcatctgctgtagacagctttcaggcctgccacttcttcctTTGTTACCAGCTTGTCACCTTTTTCAAGACACACTgcaaaccatgccgagacatgcCAAGTATTCAATTAATATCTCTTTGGGAAtctttgttatgtgtagacacaacactggttcatcccttgagttaagtgcttttttttctatctgtgaatgattcataggtcagtgttaattgGTTTaccaagcaaaacaaaacaaaaaccgttcctctgaaaatgttcaggtacaaggactgacaACGTAAAAACCAGCCAGATTGAAACTAGAGGGCAATTATTTCCTGAGTGGgatgaggatggatggatggacatcatcaggacaacaacaaaaataactgtGAGATCATCGTGTAGGGGCTCATCTGTTTTGTGTTTCCAGGATTGTTAAGGAGCCTTTGCATTCGATCAGTTTTGCGTTTTGTGAAGTGACGAAGCAGCGTTTATCATTTAAGCTGTTCTGCTTTTCACATTCCATGACTCCGTATATCCACCGAGGAACGTCAGTGTGTTTCCATTCTTGCCTCATGGGAGACACACAGATGGCAGCTCTCAGACTTGACCTGTAATATCAGCATTCCTTAGTTTCTACCTCACCTTCTCGGAAGCTCGGATGTACTTTATTATTTCATCTGTAATTACACAAAATCCCCAGGTTGAAGGTGTGTGACCGTGCCATGGCTTGTCCTTGTCATGTTTTGGATGTTATGGGTGTGAGGACAAATCCAACATTGCAGCTGCATTATGTCTGAGTCCCCTTCTCTTTCCAGTGATTCGTGACAGGAAGGAGCAGGTTTCGACATGCAGCTCGAGGATGAGGATGGGCGTGGTGAAGGCACAGAGACAAATCAGAAGGCATGTTGTGAATTCTACTTCACCTCTGCTAATGACTGCGTGGGCTGTCTCAGCTGGTGACTTGTTCATTCTCTTTTTTCAGCCGAGCAGCACAGGTGCATGAGAAGAAAGAAGCATGAATCTATACAGGAGCTTTGGAAACCTCATGGAGACTTGGTTAACTGAAGAAGACACATGTGCTGATGCAGAGTGCCTTCAACATGATACTAAAGATCCTCCCACGCCTTCCTCTGAGATGGAAACGACCCTGCGCTCAGAATCAGTGGACTCTGGAGTGGAGACAGCCAGCTGTGACACATCTGTTCCTGCTACATTCTCCTCTGTCTCAACAGATAATACAGAAATGGAAAGGGAAGAACTCGCCCCAACGCTAGCATCACAGGCTCCCGTGTTCTCCTCTTCTTCAACCCCGCTTCTGTGTCCCAGCAGAGCTGAGAAAGACTCCACTGCCTTGAACCCAAAATTAGAGCAAGCACTACAAAGGATTGACTCTAGATACCAAAAGGCGCTGACATCAGATGAAGTGTTCAGTCAGCAGCCTCAAGCATCTGTTCTGAT carries:
- the cimip2b gene encoding ciliary microtubule inner protein 2B, which gives rise to MDKYAPKFSKVLLTPDPHYIPGYAGYCPQLKFNMGKGYGKLTAELLTSPEVMHSKQLVLHTGFPATDSDTSVKSIPDSNLRMIPGYTGFIPKCKNYFSCSYSDTCLKALAEFDHEKQTRLQHQSTDLPVIASYWTQRTERQKLPLRSTSDTVITYKSTTPFNPAGKPLNMDDDNPQKYYMSGYTGHVPKSHFLIGKGYPITTNQALIQFGKQQHLVSKDEPGSDSSMTPPMPAICQPKRGVVPSFTGHIPGYRFMCGHSFGQLCQNALEKSSKSLTCHTAQ